From the Argentina anserina chromosome 3, drPotAnse1.1, whole genome shotgun sequence genome, the window TTCTTGAAGAGTTGAAATTGGTATAAGAGTTCAAACTTGATGAGTCTTCTCTGTCCCAGGTCTTTGGTTCTTTGGATTTTTAGATAAGTTGCTGGATTCGATCAAAGATAAATGGATTTTTAGCTCGGTCTATTCCTGGTTGTGCGGCTGAATTACTGCAGGTTGTCGAACCAAGGCAAAAAACTGATTTCAAGGTTAAAAAGCTGTAGAATGGCTCAGTAGAGAGTTATTGTTTTTGAGTAGGCATTATCCAAATTTTGCCATTTGTTCCGTGCATCTATTTTTGATTTATTAAGATCTATAAATGTTATAACACTTACATGGTGTCCATCATTGAATCCAGAGGCATCTATTACTTGAGTGtagattttttttccctttgtgttgcttttgctGGTTGTAATTTGTGGAGCTATATCGCATGACATacctcttctttttttcaatAGATGTCTATTTCTGCCACAGGAAAATGGTTTCAGTCGAGTCGAAGGTTAAACGCAGAAGGTTGATGATGCCAGATAAACTGGTATGTGTACTACCTAAAGTTGATATAAGATATTTTGACTGGTGTTCGCCCATATCTGTTTAGTTGATGAGTtagttaaattttattttgcgCAGGGTAAATCTGGTGAATCATTCCCTACTAGTGAGTATAAAGTGAATATGGGTGAGAATGGTGAAAGTTCCCATAAAGTGGCAACTCAAAGTAGGCTGACTATAAGAACTGCCTGCAATCCGAAACAGTTGTGGGTTTGTCAAATCCAAAGGAAACCGCAATTAATATGCGGTGCTTCTAACACATTTCTTGTTAGAGTTATGCGTAGATGAATTGGTCATGTCACACTTCCTCTTCATATTCACCGGTCTACCATCAAGAATCCCCTTCAAAGCGGCATTGTCAACATTAGTAGTATATTTCTTGTCACTCTTGCCACTCTCTTCTCTCACACCTTACTTGGAGCAAACGAGGTCTCTTCTAAGAACTACAGTACCTGCATGGTTCTTGTCCATTATACTCTTCCTCATGCTAAACCTCTTCGCAAATGAATAGTAAGAGTAAAAGTTTTCCACTTCGTCAATTGTTTCAAACTCAACATCCTTCACATCCTCAAATGTCAGATTCTTATAGGGCTTCCCCTTCCCTCTGATAAATGCGCAAACTTGCATTTGAACAGATTCTGACACCTCCTTGGATTCTTCAATATCATCATCAAACTCTTCAGTTCTAGACATGTGGTCACTATTAGAATCCATATATGCTGCAGGTGTGCACTAACTAGACTTGATATCACCTACTGtggacaaaaaataaaataaaatgaaaaacgGAACCAGAATTTCTTATAcgagaaagaaaatgatacaAAATCTGATTTAATCAAGTAGGCAATGGAATAGGAAAATAGCATATAAGATCAACATGTATTCATTCAAATTTTACCTTTGAGACACATGACCAGGGTCCTGTACATGATAAGTAAAATGATCATTTCCAGTGATGCATTGTTCTTTGCTTACTTATCACTGTCTAAATCAACTAGCCATAAACATCGTACTTGTCTGTTTAAAAGTAGATTGATAAGTTATTCTAAGGCATTTTCCTTCCTTATGATAGTCCAAGTACTTCTAGTTAAATACATGTTAACGGAACACGGTTCTAATAAAATAGTCCCTAACCGCACATCACGCTTGCATTGATTGGGAAAGGATAAGAGAGTTCAAACGCTATTAATCACTAGAGCAAATAAATATCTGGAATTTTCATATTAATGAAACTGAAGCCAAATCAATCTATTAGTATAAAAATGCTATAACGACCTTAAATTAGTATGAAAATCCGAGTTGCGGATGAAAATCAAGAAGAATTGTCTGATGAAGACGATGATCTGTGTCTAGTTGAATGTGTTAGAAAATTGTATACATATGAGGAATTCTTCAATATCATAAGTAATCAGTATGCATGGGTAAGCTTAACTTGTAGCTACTGTTTTTTAACACATTAAACAATGGAGTTCTATGTTCACAAGCACTGCTATTCTAAGCAATAAGTTACTGGCTACAACTCCTATTTTGTCCACATAAAGATAGATATATATTGTGTGGCCATGAGTTGCTAGCTACACATCCCTCTACAAGAAAACAACAGCTCCTAGAGTCCTAGtctatgaagcacggacacgcggccaagggtccgtattgcgtgtccgacacggacacggacacggacacgctcggacacgcttggacacgctcggacacgcgaactcaatttggacacgactcggacacgcgagtgtccgaattggacacgcgagtatccaaattggacacgcgagtgtccgaattggacacgcgagtatccaaattggacacgcggacacgcaccaactcataataaaattgaaagtgcttatggtgagaatcgaaccttggtcatccaaggcacccaacaactcctcaaccattccaacagattcagtttttgttatatttatgcacactttaatatatataaggagataaactcatgataaaaataaaaatgcttgtggtgggattcgaaccttggtcatccaaatgatccaacaaatcctcaaccattccaacagattcagtttttgttatatttatgcacactttaatatatatacacatctaaatactttcaaatttttaaattacttttttaataaatatatatatattaaaataattttaattgacgtgtccaccacgtgtccgtgtccaaaaaaaattttatatgccgtgtctacgtatcgaatcgtgtccaatacggacactcgtgtccgtgtccgtgctacataggtCCTAGTCCAAGATAACTCTTGTTTATATTGGGACAAAGAATGTATAAATTAGCATCTATAATGTTGATCGCTGAGTCTTTGGTACATAACTAGAGGGCTACAGTTTCAGACTTAAAAAGAGGAGCATCAAATGTTGTAGACATTATgggatatatatttttacagcAAGGCAGAGCAAACTTCAATAAATGCAGGATACATAATGGTCAGATGTCTTCCCCAAGTAATGACAATATTCTGTTCCAAAAGAGGCTGACAACTATGGACGTGGATAATCAATATAATTGCAGTAACTTGCTAGTActcaaaaaaagaaagcaaaAGTAGATGAATACTTTAAGATCAGATGAAGTGATGAACCCAAATGTAGAACATAGaaacatatatgaaataaTGAACACAACTTGTCAAGGACATTGAAAGTGAAAATTGCATTAGTATAGTGTTCATTTAAAGGGCTAGGTGGAAGTGAactttatgtttttttgtatttttggtTCTACTTTTGTATATAGctcaatttttatattttagacTATAGGCACAAAAATTATGTACTGTGAATTCAATACAGAAAGTTTGGATGGGTCAAGATATGTTCTTTGTTCTGTTCTCTGTTTGACAGGTACCCTAACTACTGCAATTTCTAATTAAGACTTTTCTTCACAGTAAACAAGATTTcagcaaaacaaaagaaaataagaaaatcccACTAAGGTATATGTCGTGGAATGCACAATTAGATGACCCGCAGCAGAGCATGGACTCCCAAACTAgtgaataacaaaaacaaattatgAATAGAAATAAAATACGCGAATAATTATAAGGCAAGTAAGGTCAAAACTCAATCCTAACCTTAATTTTGATATTGACAGATTATGCGGCAGTAGTAGTCATCGTTGTATCATGTTACACCTCTCATTTGAAGCCATATTAATCATATTTTGTACCAGAAAAATCAGATACAACTCTCCAACATTAAAGTTCCCTACAAGACACAAATTGTAATACCCCAAATTTTCGGGTTTGATTCATATAAATTTTTGTAGATTATTAAATTtggaatttaaattaaaaatcgcatttttttcgtttttctcGTCCATGTCAGACGAAACGGAACCGATATcggaaattttaattaaaaaacgttacgttttctgtgactcgagagtcgacttttattctgcCGCTCGTCTctaaaaacttcattcacggaagttgtaggctcgtcgatacgagttcgtggacatgtcacacaccttaatcggacgtcgtatgtgaaagttattattgatggaagttagtttccaaatttggaaatgtataaaaggaaaatttgGGAAAACCTAATTTCCTAAAACTGAACTTTTTTTCCCCCGcagccctctctctctccccgaccctcATTCACCAAATTCACCACCGCCGATCTCTCTTCTCCGGCCTTTGTGGCCTTCACCGCACGGTCGACTGCTCCGACCCCTGGACGAGACGCACCCTTCATCGCCGCCGAGAAGCCACGCCGAAGATCGAAGTTTTCTGCAAATCCATTACCGATCCAAGACCGCCGGTGAGTTTCGAGCATAGATCCTCGATTTCGATCTCTTGGCTGGGTGTAGCACGAATTTGGAGCTCAAAATCGGAGGTTTTAACGACGGAGGCAAGCTTGGAGTTACCGAAGCTTTCTGGCAACTTTATGGCCATTTTCTGGCGATCTGTATTGCAACACAGGTACGGTTGTGATCCTCCTCATGCTCTTCATCTTTGATGTtagatatttgttgttttgatgaatTTTTGGCAGAGGTGGTGGTGATGCGCGTAACTTATGAACAATAAATTGTGAACATTGTTTTAACGGTAATAAGTCGTCATCGGTCAATTTTACGTATTGTTTTTTAAGCagtttatcatgctattaggtgactgacgaaacgaatGAGATgcattactttcagtgtcgtagaagttgcacgcaagaaataaggtgagtaaatctcactatgacgagtctaccattggcggtgacacatatttacgatttctttaaaaaaattgaactatgacatgtacataatatagtgggtcgtgtatgtgtataaaatggtaaatacgatacatatatatgaattgCTATACTATATACTGTTacgtttttattttcaaatgagtttgtactgtggcaactatatttatatttttgagcaagagtcgcttagttgtagtacaataaacatgtgttgattgttatattgaaCGCGGTTTTAACactgagtcttgttaaaatatttttctggtcttcggacgttgttaGCAGTAATCAGAACCAAGCCTTAGCCGGGTGtcggttacgattcagttagaggtctagtctgtctgccgatgtgctgcatgaggggtaacaaatgggttgcatgggtctcatgagtacccatgtttttgtttgatattgggtaacatatgggttacccAGTATCTGtaggcgtactgcatgaggggtaacagattaGTACCCTTATTTTAAATGTAATTGAAGTAAACAGATGAGTTgtccaatgtctcatgagtacacatattttcagatattattggacgaccagatgggccgtccattgtcTTATGAATACATTTATCTTTAAATGTCATcagcattttcttttgtatacgatgtgtgttatactgttggtttactcatacgagctgcaaagcttaccggatttgtgtttacaatctcggtgcacctattcaatggtgtaggggatagttctacatgtgtggattagcatatTTGAAGGGCTTACTCTAGAGATTGTCGAAGtttatttcttatatttgtGGTGTGGGTTGAGagattttacatttctatttgttataatacttgaattgcaaactggttatgtattaatcaagtcgactgagtcgtactaTGAACTTAATTTCCATACACtgttactataagatgatttcaatgtatttgagattgttttagagttttcattgCTTCGATTTCGATTTttttcattcgaaatttcggaaCTGTGACACAAATCTtaacatattatatgattCTTGATCCTACGGAAAGGGGATGAAACCCTCTACATTGTTGtgtgttttatatataattgaggTGCTCAATGAGCCTGGTAAGTCCCTAAATCTAACGATTTGGTTAGTGTCAAGAACTAACAAATAATGCTAGTCTAAAACACCATAACTTTCTCAATTCTCAACCAAAATAAGCAAATagtatatcaattatatgctACTCAAAATGCCCATCAAGTTTGTGCAATCATTTCAAGGTTTAAAAACTTAATAGACATTATAATTTAAACAATACCACAATGAATCGACACAATGATCAAAGAGAGAAACCATATGACAAGACTATGAAGTTTCGCAAGTCTAACTCACTTCAAACTCCTCTTTGCTCCAAGAAGAAGCCAATCCCCTGAAGAAGCTAATCGGCAGACACGAAACTTCCCATCAACGGGCTCTACACGCAATTGACATCGAAACAAGTTTGAATCCTTCAATGGGCTACAAACGGAAAACACATCAAATATAACTTATCCCCAATTTGTATTCAATACAAAACAAACGCTGGGGGTTCACACCTTTCaatgattttgggttttcGGGTTTACTAGAGGGAGAGGAGGAATCGTCAGAGTCAGGAAACTAACACACATGAGGATGAAACTAATCGAAGTAGGAGagtgagagagggagagggggACTGAGAGAGCAAGGGAGGAGTGGGTTTGAATGATATGACTGGTGATTGGTGAGCGGTTTGGTTTATAGTAATTAATATCACTgcgtttgagttttttttttctctttctggCCCTGATTAACGTCGAGAGGTTTACGCTGCCATTCAAATTCCAATCACGTGCCCAGCACATGGCCGTGTATTTTCACAGCCGTACAGGCAAGATACTCCATCATCATCCTTATTGTGAGTACCATAGCCATTATCAAATCAGCATCATCTAGTCATCCTCGACATCGCCAACATCACCAGAAGAGAAATCTAGTTTTGTGGAGGGAATAATTTTTGctaaaaaatgtgatttaggAGGGTTAAAATTATTtagatacatatatagtaaGAAAAAGTAGCAACTATCCAATCTCCAAAAATCATAATTTTCTACAAACAAGTGTTATATCTTGAAATGTTTTCTCATGATAGATTTAGAATATATTGCTTATTTGAAGAGTTTTATTCATGGAAACATAAAGtagaagagaaaaatgatTGCCAATGAAAATGCCACTAAGATCTTGAAACAAAATCATAATGTATAATTGTTTaaaccaaaataaatataggACTAAATTATATCATTTTCTCTCTACTCTTAGGGTTTTGTGAAAATCAAAAAACCGCCGTCGTTAGTTCCTAGTGATGACAAATCATCCACATCATTGGGAGCTTGCCTCTCTTGGCTTGTTccttctcttttcaaagttcGTACTTAGTGTAGGCGGAGATGTCATGTTCTGGGGGTTAGGGACCTTTGTTGTCATTGAGAATGAATATTTGACGTCTTCTCATTGTGAGTCGCAATCAAAACTGGAGTATCGTGGGCCAGATTGCTCGATTTGGTTCAGGACGGGGTCTGATTGGATCTGGTGGATATCGTGGCATATGTCCTCGGGAGGTGGCAGTTCCCAAGGCGGTTTGTTGGGGTGCCATGTGTTTTGGCGAAACCAAGTGGAAGACGACGAAGGCAGATTGGTTTTGGGCCGTGGCTTAAATCCAAATCTCTTTCTAATTTCACTTGGTGGTGGCGACAATTGATTTCGGCGTGGCTTTGATGGGGTGGATGCAAGTATCATCCTTGATTCAAATCTGCTTTGGATCTATTCTGTTTCAAATTTCGGCGACGGGTGGTGGAGTTTGAGAATGGATGGGGCTGGTGGTGTTCTGCCTAGCGACGCAATGCTTGCTCCCTCATCTGCCTGGTCGCGGTAGAGGTACTAGACTGGTGACCTCATGCTGATAACTATTGCAACGGGTGGTTTGGTTAAGTGGGATCCAAATCCTTTTGTTCAGAGCATTGCGCATGGAAGGTATGCTGGTGGATCTACGATTTCGGATCAACTTTGTTTTTCTGGCGTCGGTCGAGGAGAGCCGCCTAAGCTTCTTCGGTTGGTGCTCAAATTTTCTGCTTCTAAGTATGTGTGGGCTTCGACCCAGTTTACTTGGGTTTTGGCTTGGTTTGGACTTGGCTGGTTACTTTTCAATTGGGTTGGCTTTGTAATCAAGGATGGAGcagctctttttcttcttccttccttTTTAAAGGGAGGGAGGaccttttggtttttgttttgaggagCCGGTCGTAGTACTTAGGGGATATGGTTGTAACCTTTAATTTTCTTCTACATCTCACTAAATACTGATTCTTTGTGCTATAAAATGTACTGAAAAGGTGGGTGCGATTTTAGCCCTTTAAGTCTTGTTTTTTGGGTTTGGAGTGTCATAAGGATAGCTCTTATTGTCAGCCTATTTGGGTGTGTTATCTTTTTGCTGGTTGCTGATTAAAATTTTATGACTTCGTacctcaaaaaaaaatatatgactAAATTATATTATTCATGTAAACctcaaaatattattattatttaatgaataaaattactttttttatgaaaattactttttaaatCTTAAAGAAGTTGATTTCGTTAAGTTGATTTTGTGTTTGTGGGAATGAAACAGagcatttatatataattcttaACTTGTTGCAGGATAATGAaaaaagaataataacaacataatagaacagaacgtaacaatttattgattgataatggggcctatatataggcattccATAACCGCAATCCAGTAAGATTCAGAGTTCTATTCTATTACAGAGATACAAATCTATCTTTAATAtgaacctaataaggctaagacacacacaatggtagactagtaattctcccagaaCACTTCCCCTTTTGTTGCATGCCTaagttgcatggtgcacattgcctcggtaaaaaccttgtcaagtaaaataaaaacctcttaggTGAAAAACTAAACCTTGAACGAATGGGAAAATgacattcactcacttaaatagACAAACTTAGATATTTAGGAAACAAGTTTGCAtaagaactcaaaacaagagtttgcaatgaaaatcagattctcgggtagaatgaccttcactcacttaaacggccataacttcttcatcaaaataggtatcagtgaaccgtaaaatgttctggaaagtagacacccgtgactttccaatgacataaagttcacaacctaattcgatcggagcagttcacagtgctctgtcctactttgcaaaaacggccataactcactcaatatgatagctatgaacaaatggttggtgtctctggaaagtagacacatagacctttccaatggtaccaatttcaccatatttcattgagcgAGCTATTCTATTGGTcttgttgaagttgacctatgaaactggacagattctgatttgtcacattcaatgtgtctttcgtaaaggaatgggggaatgaaccaatgaatgactgattttggtccgaaacggaaccgtacgcatcctctacgctaccagtgtcgactgttACActaaggcgtacgttgatgttgctggagctgctggcagCGTTgttgtggataggatttgtgttggttcactaagtgtagaactaaacctaTGTCAAGAGAGAAATGCAAGTCCAATAACGATGCATAAGCGCATAGTTAATcgcatcataatgaaagcaatagtgtcccaacaacacttatatatatgaatctatagttcattaaatatcttcatcatctatattaGACGAAatcgagaatcaagaattagttttcatatgaacacatatgtgTATGatttcttgcaaccgattgtactacgttctctcgaacgtcgcaatctgattatataagctctccgtggtctggaggcatttaaagtctctcaggcactctcatatctgcgtcataatccctttacagatattctatgaccactatcatatgttgcaaatcagttttcatggacactactattgatcaagtagcggaaagcaattaagttcataacgagagaatataactcatcttagtcaatactaggataatgagacaatctttgcgccataagtcctgcaaatattgcatgacttcatctttctcattacacttacgaacataTAActagtctagttcagcctgtattgattctttccacttcggtcaagtttctcatcgttgatactttacaacaaaataagagcataagcgaatacatcagcaatcatgggagatcaatccattaaacacacgtgcgcgctgtatacgatcaatttgtgagatttctattcttttctaacatcaacaaaaggagtctgtagcatcccacagaaacttagttgacacacatgtttagagaatatctcttgatgatgggcgaaatacttgtgcctacgcacctcgcttctttATGGTTTTGATTTCAGAACATTATGGggtccccctcatctaggtatgagccaagaccgaagctatgacccttactagtccatctttgcatttgccgcccttgttttgtggtgcaataccacgggcgccgacaacaccacagcgtacgatggtgccatcgccggcttccttcccactgtcagggatggtgctaACGGTGCTATGACcaagtcatatgaaattctctcatattctgagagttccaaccttaccggcacatcacagcatttataaGCGATCTTGTCACTTTTGCAATAtcagtaaagtcattgagcatcgaatctttgactttctggaggttgataatgcgttgcacttatTGGTTACTcagagtagtgcgggatcttaatgagacatagtgccacaccacgtcaattcctggcgttaaaaccggaatggga encodes:
- the LOC126789090 gene encoding uncharacterized protein LOC126789090 isoform X1, with the translated sequence MTYLFFFSIDVYFCHRKMVSVESKVKRRRLMMPDKLGKSGESFPTSEYKVNMGENGESSHKVATQSRLTIRTACNPKQLWVCQIQRKPQLICGASNTFLVRVMRR
- the LOC126789090 gene encoding uncharacterized protein LOC126789090 isoform X2; translation: MVSVESKVKRRRLMMPDKLGKSGESFPTSEYKVNMGENGESSHKVATQSRLTIRTACNPKQLWVCQIQRKPQLICGASNTFLVRVMRR